Proteins encoded within one genomic window of Agelaius phoeniceus isolate bAgePho1 chromosome Z, bAgePho1.hap1, whole genome shotgun sequence:
- the S1PR3 gene encoding sphingosine 1-phosphate receptor 3 has product MMAAVTMPPDALVSPQGNEEVDSLIALHYNYTGKLILREKASDKIDLPTISFLILCSFIVLENLMVLIAIWKNNRFHNRMYFFIGNLALCDLLAGIAYKVNILMSGKKTLSLSSTIWFIREGSMFVALGASTFSLLAIAIERHLTMIKMRPYDANKKYRVFLLIGTCWLISISLGALPILGWNCINNLADCSTILPLYSKRYVVFCISIFIAILVAIVILYARIYILVKSSSRNVTNHNTSERSMALLRTVVIVVSVFIACWSPLFILFLIDVACRVKECSILYRAHWFIALAVINSAMNPIIYTLASKEMRRAFFRLVCGCLVKSKVARSFPIQPTPEHSRSKSSSSNTQKPKEDFPPINIPSCIAEKNESPFHNGDFCK; this is encoded by the coding sequence ATGATGGCAGCAGTTACCATGCCACCTGATGCTCTTGTCAGCCCTCAAGGAAATGAAGAGGTGGACTCTCTTATTGCACTGCATTATAATTACACAGGAAAGCTTATTTTAAGGGAAAAGGCAAGTGATAAAATAGACCTGCCCACTATTTCATTTCTGATCCTATGTAGTTTCATAGTCCTGGAAAACTTGATGGTGTTGATTGCCATATGGAAAAACAATAGATTTCACAACCGCATGTACTTTTTTATTGGCAATCTAGCTCTCTGTGATCTTTTAGCTGGGATTGCTTACAAAGTAAATATTCTTATGTCTGGGAAGAAAACTCTGAGCTTGTCCTCTACAATCTGGTTCATTAGGGAAGGTAGCATGTTTGTTGCCCTGGGAGCTTCCACTTTCAGCTTGCTAGCGATAGCTATTGAGAGGCACTTGACCATGATTAAAATGAGGCCTTACgatgcaaataaaaaatacaggGTGTTTCTTCTCATTGGTACATGCTGGCTTATTTCAATTTCCTTGGGTGCCCTCCCCATCCTTGGCTGGAACTGTATAAACAACTTAGCAGATTGCTCAACAATTTTGCCTCTGTACTCCAAAAGGTATGTTGTGTTCTGCATTAGTATCTTCATAGCCATTTTAGTTGCCATTGTCATCCTCTATGCCCGCATCTACATACTGGTAAAGTCCAGCAGTCGTAATGTCACCAACCACAATACCTCGGAGCGGTCCATGGCACTCCTTAGGACTGTTGTGATCGTTGTTAGTGTCTTCATTGCATGCTGGTCTCCACTGTTCATCCTGTTCCTCATTGATGTGGCCTGCAGAGTCAAGGAGTGCTCCATCTTGTACAGAGCCCACTGGTTTATTGCTCTGGCAGTCATCAATTCCGCAATGAACCCCATCATCTACACCCTGGCCAGTAAGGAGATGCGTCGGGCTTTCTTTCGCCTTGTATGTGGCTGCCTGGTGAAATCCAAGGTGGCCAGATCTTTCCCTATTCAACCCACTCCAGAACACAGTCGAAGTaaatccagcagcagcaatacCCAGAAGCCAAAAGAAGATTTCCCACCGATAAATATTCCCTCATGTATTGCTGAGAAAAATGAATCTCCATTTCACAATGGAGACTTCTGTAAGTAA